Genomic window (Branchiostoma lanceolatum isolate klBraLanc5 chromosome 13, klBraLanc5.hap2, whole genome shotgun sequence):
AAGCTGGTGCAAATATGTCATTCAAAGGCTCACAGtcattagcctgagtaccaacctccgtagtgaccgctggcttaaaaaaattcgcttgctaggttagcaagcgaattttttggagccagcggtcactacggaggttggtactcaggctacactgTCATTGAGCAcccaccaggctcccccttgccaggttaTTTTGGCAAGAGCGGAGCGGGACACTTTGTCCTTCCCCATCTcccttgccaccaccaaatgtgccgGGTGACAAGGGCAGACGCTGGTGCAAATATGTCATTCACAGGCTCCCAGTCATGGAGCAcccaccaggctcccccttgccaggttaTTTTGGCAAGAGCGGAGCGGGACACTTTGTCCTTCCCCATCTcccttgccaccaccaaatgtgccgGGTGACAAGGGCAGACGCTGGTGCAATATGACATTCACAGGCTCCCAGTCATGGAGCAcccaccaggctcccccttgccaggttaTTTTGGCAAGAGCGGAGCGGGACACTTTGTCCTTCCCCATCTcccttgccaccaccaaatgtgccgGGTGACAAGGGCAGACGCTGGTGCAATATGACATTCACAGGCTCCCAGTCATGGAGCAcccaccaggctcccccttgccaggtcattttTATTTCCTCTTGTCAACCAACAGGTTTGGCAAAGGCAGAACCTTGCCTTAGTCTTCACACTGATCTTCATCATCACACAATATACAGTAGACAGCATCATGGTAGCTATAGAATGTCTGTATCACTCCATGATGGACAGTGGCTAATGATGCTGAAATATACACATGATCTATGAGAGTTCCTTTCGCAGTTGTAGGAGCCTCTATCAACTGTTGATAGTGACTTCTCATAAAAAATGATAGAATCTTTTtgttttcctcacttgacttcaaattttcattgaagtcaCCAAGAATGACTGTGCTATTTCTTTCCACTGAAGACAAGTGATGCAACAGTCTATCCAAACTGGATACGAATGGGTCTTTGCGCACATTTGGCGGTCTATAAATGGCTACAATGAGATGTTTCGTGCAGTCAGCAGAAACCTGCATAGCCACACATTCTAGGTTGATATCATCTGGGATGTGAATTTCTTCACACCCGTATACATCACGGACATACACTGCCACACCTCCATGAGGGGAATTAATTGTCACACTAGAACCTTCCTCGCCAGCATGCCCTCTTGACCTATCTTTGCGAAACATGCTAAAACCGTCCAACTGCACCTGAGAGGACTGCACATTCTCTGATAGCCATGTCTCAGTCAGACATATGATATCAGCATTGACCAAACATGTAGACTTTAGACTTTTAAAGTGACTTACAAGTCCTTCGGTGTTGTGATGGACAATGTTCAACTTGAGGACTTCTTTTGCAGAGCTGTTACCAACAGTTGCAAACGGGTTGGATACAAATTCGAAGTGCTTCATCTTATTGACTGCCCCCTGCACTTCCCCATCACAATAGATAGACTCCTGCTTGTAGTCTGTGATGAATAGACCGCCTATGGAACAAACCCTGCTTAATGCCACATACGACATACctgatgcaaacatttttttcatcgagACAACTACTTCAGGTACAGTCATGCCCTGTACTTTATGTACTGTACAGGCCCAAGCTAGCTTGAGGGGAATCTGGTAACGTTTGGCTTTACTACGATTGTTCAAGTTGTCCTCAATCTGACGTATTGGCACTGAATTGTCGGGTAGGTTGCTAGGAACTGCACTTCTTTGCCTTTCGAGAGCACCTGCTTTCGAGTTATCAAACTGAACGAAGACAGTTGCAACTTCACCTGCAGCATTCTGACCACCTATCACACCAGTCACTGTTCCAAACGCACCATTCACTAGACCATCCTCGACATTGACATTTCTACAAAGCATGACCCGCGCACCGACTGCAACTTTGACCGTGTCAGGGAGGTCGTTTCTCCCCCCTAGTGTGAGATGTCGCTTTGTCATTGAACCCGTGGTGGGATCTTTGACGAAGTCGGAGGCTTCAAAACATCTAATATCTGAACACCTGAGATTCAACATCTTGTCATTATGCTCTGCAACAGCTGGAGTGGTGGAAAAGATGTGCAGTGCATCTTTAGGATAATCATCCGATGCAAAGTCTACTGCTAGCACCCTTGATGACAGAGTGTTGTCATCTTCATCCgaaagtttgtctttttttccctttACCCTCATTCTATTCAAAAGCTTTGCAAAGGCAGCATCATCCTTCTGCCTCATGATTTCCTCAAGTTCTACAACTTCAAAGTTTTTATTCCACAAGTCACACCAATCTCCTTTCCTGTAGAGACTTTCTCCCAGGACTGGAGGTATCTGATACATGTCACCCACTGCCAAGATGCTCACATTTCCAAAGTCTGCATTTGGCCTCCCGTGTGTCAGCTGACTCAATCGACCATGAATAGAGGACATGAGCTTTTTGTCCACCATTGACACTTCATCTACAATTACAATTTTGAGGCTTTCATACTGCGCACGCAAAGTGTTCAGGGTACTTTCAGACAGGGGCTGATAAGTCTTCGTAACACGTATCAGGTGGAACGCGTGGTGAACGGTGCTTCCCCCTATGTTGAACGCAGCCGTTCCCGTCGGTGCCGTAAGAAGGACCGAGGGACTGTCAGGGTTTTCCTGTGTCTGTTGTAGTAACCTGGTAGCCTCATAATAGATGCATTTGATAAGATGGCTCTTTCCAGTCCCCGCACCGCCCGTTACAAAAATACGGAAGGGATCTGGTCGCTTTCCCTGTGCAGTCTCCATGCACCACTTACGTACAAAATAGAAGACATTCTGTTGCATCGGGTTGAGTGACTGCATCATGGGAATCGCATCTTTTGAGGAGACCTTCGTCTGGCAGGATTCTAGGGTAAAGCTTTTCTCTTTGGACTTGTTAGATGGTGCAAGGTCAGGAATGTCATCCTCCGTGCCTTCATTATCCTCATTCACTTCATTTCCGGCTCTCCTATCGAGACACTCAAGTCTTTCTTGTTCCAGTTCGGGGAAGATCTGGGCCCAAGCGTCTTCTACACCATCACTGTTTTCCACGTCTTTACGAGCCTGCTCGATTTCGGCAACATTTTGCTCAAACTTACACCTGTTCCTATTCACAACAACGCTAACTCTATCCCCTGTATCTGACAAGGGAGCAAACCCTTCCGAGTAGAATTCTTCATACTTTTCATATTGAGGTGGTTTCAACTGCGCGTCAAGGTAGTGTGGCAAGTACAACTTGAGCAATGTCAAGTAGAATCGCTCTGGCTCTTTCATCTTATTGAATTTGGCAAAGCGAATGATTGCAGGCTTAGATCTTGTACGTTTTTGTACAACCCCCAAATCATCCCTTAGAATATGCTTCTCTTCTCCTCGAGAAGACTGCTGGCCATTACCTTGCTTGCCTGAAGATGCAACGACGCGGTACTCGGAGACAAACTCTGCAGCACACATTGATTGGAAGGGTTCTTCTGGTGGTCTTGCCTTGTACCGATCCATAATGCTTGGCATCCAGATGCTAGCTTCGTCACAGTTTCCCTCCCTCGCAAGCTTTTGAATTTCTGCCAAAGGTTTTGACAATCGATTAGCTTGCTCATCTGTTGGTATGAAAGTGACTTCTCTCGTACAATCCTTCAACTTAAGGCTACAGACCCGATAGACCGCCTCTTGGGCGCTCACTTCCCTATGGTAAAGATAGGCATTGCCAACTTTTCTCATTTCATTCACTATATCCTCATTGCCTTCCCTTGCCTCTTTCTGGGCCTGTTTGAGTAGCTTTCCCATTTCCCTTTCTGCTTTGCTGATATACGACACAATGTACCTGACACAACTGTATGGGTCAAGAACATATTGGATGTCCATGTTAGCATTCCAAGCCCGGAGTAGATGCGGATTGTAATTGTTCACCCACATGTCCTTTGGCTCACGCCTGAGCACTACTTGCTTCCTGGTTGCCATCAAGTTCAATGCGTCACAGAACTGTGCAGTGGTGAGCTGTGCCTCCTTGAGAATGTCGTCAGTGGAGCACTTGTCTGGCTCTGTGATTTTGTCCAATACTTCCCAGAATTTTTTAAGGATGACTTCGGCTTGCCGCTCCTTTTCAGCTATGGATGTCCTTTCTTCATCGGTCAGGTCCTGCTTGGCCACAGGGCTGCACAGAAATGTCTGCTTCACTGGAGGTTTAGGGAATCCAAACCTACAGACCTTGCCACCTTTCTTGCATGATGATGTATGACCTTTACGGTGCATCTGAACCTGACTCACTATGTCAAACAACTCTTTATCTGTCTCTGAGTCCGGAAGCTGACTGCACACATATCTGTCCACAAAGGAGCAGACCTCctcttcagaatttacattcaattttggcGCATCTTTCACCCAAAACAAACAGTGGATATGTGGACTTCCACGTtgttgaaactctgtcctggtg
Coding sequences:
- the LOC136446920 gene encoding uncharacterized protein; translated protein: MKYPLRESICDRTMLGGRNAIYIQNTNEIHFDVVTRVFSPRQTRSMSRCHREEATVFSPRQTRSMSRCHREEATDLEVLEVARSKRKNTLNDNADDDRKKAKRDQERKRYQEDEKYAQAQRDRKKTRYSTDEEHAQEKRDRAQERYHTDEEHAREKRDRAQERYHTDEEHAREKRDRAQERYHTDEEHAREKRDHERDRYHTDPNHRELKQQNREKNQNCPDVKKAIEKFQIECKMGPEYVCTVCHRLLFRKQVVICNRSNSKYVQAVNHCFTGTYVHQCNLDCSPNACPTANSSRGREWICHCCHRHLLSKNTIPYEAQSNKMEVPVIPPELNGLNTLESQLIAKRIPFMKVIALPKGGQKGVVGPVTCVPADVSETHAVLPRMPTEALLIKVKLKRKLQYSGHHLYRQISPKKVDAALKYLVENNEYYRGTSIDADWALSWNEDGGLVEPSDAERGGDDNFRTTPEHHEPASEEMDDMVVPEHRESASEEGDDTVVPEHHEPVSEEMDDMVGPAGDGMEDEDMDNILRHVNVEEAIEEAALSEEEMLDSRLRGLPHDTCLQPVDIGQDFLDHHDERVLSVAPGEGKRPVRVFEEVGGEAMSFPVQFPTGKFSFNDNRDVRVTPSKYFKGRLMGADTRFARDPCYIFYAQYVTELHFIQSNISISLRKGSPITNDGRRISAGMLSNKEDLQTILKSDQGYRFLQPVRGTPQFWDKTLNELYAMIRQLGIPTWFATFSAADLRWPEVLEAIRQDHSTVPASELSWEERCNILKSNPVTAARMFDHRVKLFFEHLIKSPSQPIGEVVDTFTRTEFQQRGSPHIHCLFWVKDAPKLNVNSEEEVCSFVDRYVCSQLPDSETDKELFDIVSQVQMHRKGHTSSCKKGGKVCRFGFPKPPVKQTFLCSPVAKQDLTDEERTSIAEKERQAEVILKKFWEVLDKITEPDKCSTDDILKEAQLTTAQFCDALNLMATRKQVVLRREPKDMWVNNYNPHLLRAWNANMDIQYVLDPYSCVRYIVSYISKAEREMGKLLKQAQKEAREGNEDIVNEMRKVGNAYLYHREVSAQEAVYRVCSLKLKDCTREVTFIPTDEQANRLSKPLAEIQKLAREGNCDEASIWMPSIMDRYKARPPEEPFQSMCAAEFVSEYRVVASSGKQGNGQQSSRGEEKHILRDDLGVVQKRTRSKPAIIRFAKFNKMKEPERFYLTLLKLYLPHYLDAQLKPPQYEKYEEFYSEGFAPLSDTGDRVSVVVNRNRCKFEQNVAEIEQARKDVENSDGVEDAWAQIFPELEQERLECLDRRAGNEVNEDNEGTEDDIPDLAPSNKSKEKSFTLESCQTKVSSKDAIPMMQSLNPMQQNVFYFVRKWCMETAQGKRPDPFRIFVTGGAGTGKSHLIKCIYYEATRLLQQTQENPDSPSVLLTAPTGTAAFNIGGSTVHHAFHLIRVTKTYQPLSESTLNTLRAQYESLKIVIVDEVSMVDKKLMSSIHGRLSQLTHGRPNADFGNVSILAVGDMYQIPPVLGESLYRKGDWCDLWNKNFEVVELEEIMRQKDDAAFAKLLNRMRVKGKKDKLSDEDDNTLSSRVLAVDFASDDYPKDALHIFSTTPAVAEHNDKMLNLRCSDIRCFEASDFVKDPTTGSMTKRHLTLGGRNDLPDTVKVAVGARVMLCRNVNVEDGLVNGAFGTVTGVIGGQNAAGEVATVFVQFDNSKAGALERQRSAVPSNLPDNSVPIRQIEDNLNNRSKAKRYQIPLKLAWACTVHKVQGMTVPEVVVSMKKMFASGMSYVALSRVCSIGGLFITDYKQESIYCDGEVQGAVNKMKHFEFVSNPFATVGNSSAKEVLKLNIVHHNTEGLVSHFKSLKSTCLVNADIICLTETWLSENVQSSQVQLDGFSMFRKDRSRGHAGEEGSSVTINSPHGGVAVYVRDVYGCEEIHIPDDINLECVAMQVSADCTKHLIVAIYRPPNVRKDPFVSSLDRLLHHLSSVERNSTVILGDFNENLKSSEENKKILSFFMRSHYQQLIEAPTTAKGTLIDHVYISASLATVHHGVIQTFYSYHDAVYCILCDDEDQCED